A single genomic interval of Spinacia oleracea cultivar Varoflay chromosome 6, BTI_SOV_V1, whole genome shotgun sequence harbors:
- the LOC110793643 gene encoding uncharacterized protein: MPTLDRLLEWKVVNANSSLLCGSSEETVDHLFFKCTTSNQVWQKVLQFLHFSRPAARFADELQWMIKSSKRGSGRHKLLLMFFSECIYSMWLNRNDKLYNNHCKGVDVLFKETLFRVVDRAPADLSDFLNELSCT, from the coding sequence ATGCCCACTCTAGACAGATTGTTGGAGTGGAAGGTTGTCAATGCTAATTCATCTCTGTTGTGTGGTTCATCTGAGGAAACTGTGGACCATCTGTTCTTCAAGTGTACTACCTCTAATCAAGTGTGGCAGAAAGTCttgcaatttcttcattttAGCAGGCCTGCTGCTAGGTTTGCAGATGAACTTCAGTGGATGATCAAAAGTAGCAAAAGAGGTAGTGGAAGACATAAATTGTTGCTCATGTTCTTTTCTGAATGCATCTACTCTATGTGGTTGAATAGGAATGATAAACTATATAACAACCATTGTAAAGGTGTTGATGTTTTGTTTAAAGAAACTTTGTTTAGAGTTGTTGATAGAGCTCCTGCTGATCTCAGTGATTTTCTAAATGAGTTAAGTTGTACCTAG